In Solenopsis invicta isolate M01_SB chromosome 6, UNIL_Sinv_3.0, whole genome shotgun sequence, the genomic window CCTAAACAAATGCGCAACACGGCGACCTCGCCGACCTGTCGGACACCGTCGCGAAATGGTAAGCGCAATCCTATTCCTTTCTCATTGCTCTTTAAAAGcttcaaaaagttttaatgctGAGCCTTTGCCACGCAGGTCAATCTAGTCCCTCTCAGGTACATTCACCAAAGAACATCACTTCTCCGACCAATGGCAATAAATTGGAGAGCCATCGCTCCAAATTCGCTAGCGCGAATATTGTTCAGAAGTGCAATAACTGTGTGAAGAACAATCAGAACGAACGACCGGGTCTACTGCAGACTCCGATATCACCCACTAGATCCGGTCAACCGTTACAGCATTCGCCGAAGAGCACTAATCTCGCTCCATGTGGCCAGAATAATCAGCACAAATCCGAACAACGAAGACCGAACACGTTGAACATCTGTAACAATCAATGCTCGGCACAATGCGGTAATACGCTCTCGGTGAGCAGGCCCGGTTCTAGGCACAAGCTGAGACACCAGAATTCGTCCCAGGGCAGTTATGACAGCGCGTCGCCATGCCTCTCGCGTGGTATGTTGCTTCAACGATAtactctctttatctttttttttaatttattttcgatCGACAAAACTCACATTGGAATTTGATTAGAATCTATCAAGGATTCAACGTATTTCAATACATGTGATAAGTTATCACTGATAACAATTTTCATAGttctttatgttaaatattttttttttatttcatgatgATATTTTTCTAATGATTACAAATGAACATACtcttatctctttttttctctttttatataaaataatcttgtttACATTTTGAAACTTGTAATCTACTATCTGGAATAATAACaatggaataattttatttaataatgcgaattattaaataaagcgaATCGAAACAGAATCTTTTATTTGACAGGCAATTGTCTTATTACTGACAACGGAAACTCTTAACATGTatatcaccgattttaataaaattttatgagtgtgtagtattcactcacacctttactgtagtaaaacCGTTTGTTGCATAACTTAggtattctcgagaaaatgacgattaaatatttccagcatctatagtaTCGTTACAGAAAAACGATTGTCGAGTTAGCGACGTAGTGTGGAGCGTTAAGACGTCGACTCGCATGCTTAGGAGTCTCAGGATGTATTCCCGCGGATgagactttttaaatttaaatcttatatttttaaatctttatatataatttttaaattgtttttaattatttaatataaagtatattagtttttaaaaaaatcaaggaacttaaaaataatctttcattattaattaaattaaaatttctcataaatacaaaaaatataaaatacaagaatagaatatctaaaaaataaaaacaaaaaatatatttgcaattaaaatttatgactGTTTTACAATAAGTTTACAGTTTTTGAGTGACATGTATCGTAAAGGCAATTAAAACTGAATGGTTTATTGTAGGTTGTAGGTATTACAATAcatagaaacatttattttgacattcttAAAATAGTcgttctaaatttttattgcaattatattttgtgtatttgtgagaaattttaatttatttaataatagaagagcatttttaaattctttgattttttttaaaataatattttatatcaaataattaaaaatggtttaaaaattttatataacaatttataaatataattgctatACATTTCAAGGGTTTCCTTTATGAGATTCAATGTTCTCAAACGATTACgtatgaaattttgtttttgactTTCAAgtgacaatttattatatatctgcattaattttaatttgggttttgtttgtttattttattattttttaaatatgagcgatttttgttattgttatatcgagttttatatttatttacagatagTAGCACGGAGTTGTACACAGACAGCAGCGGAATAGATCTCGAGCATTTCATTGCGGAGACTATTAACCGTAATCAGAAGGATCGTACAGTATTGCTGAGGATCGAAAAAGATTTGATCGAGTTTGCAAAGGACCGACAAAAAGTCTCTCACAAGTTCCCCAACATGTCATCGTACAACAGGATGTTGGTGCATCGAGTAGCAGCTTACTTTGGGATGGAGCACAACGTGGATCAGTCGGGTCTGAGCGTCATCGTTACGCGGACGAAAAACATGCGAATACCAGATATTCGTTTCAAGGAACACATCAGAGATGATCTGATCCTGTCGGAGGAGCCGCGAAGAAGCATTTTGAAGCGAGACTCGAGTTCGTTCGAGGATAGCTTCAACTTCAAGTCGCCTGATAGAATGTCGAACGATTACTGCCGGCGCAGCAAAAGCTTCGAGGAGCGGGAAGAGGAATACGAACGCGCCAGACGGAGGATATTCAAGGACAGCAGCGGCGAAAGTAGCGAAGTTACGTCCTGGCCGTGGTCCTCGACGGAGAGTTCGGACGCTTCGGCGAGATTTCGCTTGCTACATCCAGATCACCTAGTCAGGTAAATCTAAGTTTTTAACCATTTTTACACGTGACAATAGTTACATAACATTCACCAAATATATTTCTCTCGATACGATTATTGTCTTAGAATACAGTTTATATTTACGTATCTAGGCAAAATCGATTTCTGAAAGGCGAGTCCTTTGATGGAAGAGATTCGTTCCGTCGCACGGAATTACGCCCATCCGTTTCTAAGTCATTCAGTTTCGGTGGATACACCAAAGGCATGCTGTCGAGGGGGGACAGTGTCACGTCCACACATAGCGCTGGAGCTCGTCTCATGAAGCAAGGTAATTGTCCTCATACGAGTTTGCGTTAAAAATactgacaaaaattttaatgtaacaatgctacattttgttttattattgtcaCTTTCGCGTCTTTTCTCATTCTATTAGTTTGTGGTGAATTTATTATAGATTCAGGGGCGAGTATGTGTTCACGCTTGAGTCCAAGTCGCTCGAGCAGCGGCTACAAATCGCAGAGCCAGCGCAGTGATGCAACGATATCGCCGTCTCCATCACCCTCTCCTGTGCCGGCCGGCATGACATGTAGTCACACTCAAGTATCTAGTCAGGATTTAGTCTCACCAGAGTCGGGTGACAGTCAGACAGTTATATGGGCAGTCACCAATTTGTCCAGCGTGCCACCCGGCAGCATAATAATAAACCCACAAACCAATCAACCGTATACGAACCCGGACGGTTCAATCTACCATTATGATCCGGACAATCCGCCAAAGTTCTTTGCCATGGAGAACGAGACTGGCGCAGCACTTTCTGCTAACAAGCAGCaggagcagcagcagcagcaacagcagcagcaacagcagcagcataCGGAATTACCCTCTGAGCCGTCCAGAACGACGAATGGCAACTTTAAGAATGACGGTAGAAAGCAGAGGTCACCGCAATCAAGGATTAACGTCACAGCGACTTCTCAAGGGGCTCAAGTTACAAACACAGCGACGTCGCCGAGTTTGCCGTTCActccgccgccaccgccgccacctccacctcctcctACTTCTGCCCCGCAGAATCTACCCCTACCCATTccgcaacaacagcagcaacaagcGCAGCAACAGCAGCCGCAATCGCAGCCGCCACAAACGCAACCGCACCAGCAAAGTCTAGTCAAATCGTCAACGACGCTACCGATGTTTAGTCATACTAACCAAACAGCTCAACAACCGTACGCGACCTACGTACCTACCTCAGAACCGTATAATCAGGGTGTCTATCCGCCCCCTATGGGGCAACCGACTGTGATGATGGCGTCTCATCCGACTCAGGGTCAAGCGAGCATGCAAAATGGCGGTCAAGGGGACGTTGTCTTCAACCAAAATCAGGTCTACACCAATTACGCGGTACCTGTGCATCAAGGACCAATACCACAATCAGGGGTATGTGCATCGGGAAAATgagaatttctttataaataaatattgcgttttttaaGTATTCTACTTTACCTTATTTTACTTTGATTAGTCTAAGCTATCCACATTTCATCTAATTATCATAGCTCAATCTTATCTAATCTCAGATTAAGTTTCATTATCATTTAAGCACGTATCTGCCTCTGAGTGACAAGTACTTGACAAATCTGTATAATAACTCATTGTGATCATATGAATAAACTCGTAAAAAATTTCTTGTGTATGTATAATCGCTTCTCATAAAAATCAACTAATATTGTAACCGATGTTCAGGATATGGCCGAGTTGTCTGGATATTTCTTAGGAATGAATATTTACGATCAGCGTGGCAGCGGGGACAGTCACTCTACGCCTCCGCACTCCACGTATCCGCCACCGCCGCCCTCCGCGAACCAGACCATGCAGACTGTGCAGTCGATACAACCGAATTATTGGCAATCACCACCAAATCAAATACCGGTATGGAAGAAGAAAATAGCACGCAGTTTACTCCTCGATTGTCGCTCGTACGTACGTTTCTGTTTAACGAAAGCTAAATCTTTTTAGCCCCAACAGACCATGTACTTTGTACCTCCACCTGGGACGGCGATCTCTGTCAGTCAGAATCCGGGGGACAGGCAGCAATTGCATCAGCAACAGAGGTTCCCAACAAATTACTCCTTCAATGCGCAAACGATGACGCCTCCGAGCCAAGCGAGTTGTACGTTACATTGCACGCCGCATTtccatctctttctctttttctgcaatatttgtaacaattaaCTTTGTACATTTCAGCTAATTATGTCGGTAGTTACCCGGTACCTTACAATTCAGTGCCGGCAGTAACTCCATCACCTGGCGACTATACGTACCCACCTCCGGTCCAAATGGTTCCTACATACTATCCGTCGGGACAACCGGCGATGCAACCACCGCCTGTGATGTACAGAGTACCTACGCCACCAAACACACCGACGTCTAGTCaagtaatttattaacaaactaTTATTACTGAAAATTAATTGCCAATATTAATTTTGCTTGCAGCTAAAATTGGCTCAAATACTAAAAGATCACGCTAGtgcataaaatgatataatattaacatgAAAAGTTAATGTATcgtatttgatataattaatagatACCTGGTATGCCGTTGATGTATGTCAACTCGAGCAACTATGCAGCCCCAACGATGGTGACAGGTGGAACGTTCGGACACCAAGTCACCCATAACGGCACCTCCCCGGCCCCACCTAGCGCATACATGGCACCCACCCTGGTTCCCAATCTCGTCTTCAGACAAAACGTTCCTGTGAGAATGCGCTAATAACAATTATCATCTACTATTACTTGATATAGAATTCTTAATAACAAAAGGTATTTTCGTGAAATAGGTCGTTTCCAATATACGGGCGACAACACCAGGTAACTCTCAAAGAGCTAGTCGGTCTCCAACTCCGGCGCATGAGCTCTTTGGAGGTGGAAGCGGGGACCGAAGCGCACAACCTCAACCACGTTATCCACTGCCAATGTATCAGGGTGTCCATATCGTGCaaggtatatttttaaatggagCGTACAAATCGTTAAATTGTTCTCTATGTACGATcgttaaaatatctttaaatgcTGCAGGGGACATGAGATTGATGCATCCAGGCGTACCATCTAACCCCCGGTTGCAGTACGCACCAGTATCATCACCGCCTGTTGTTCAAGGTTGCCCGCGGCCGTACAGGCCGCCTTCGTCTAACACCTCGGGAGCCGGTACGCCGACTTCTTTTGATGGCAGAAATCAGAAAATTCGCAAACAGAGGTATAAACTCTTGCTTTCGTTATttctcttgttattattttctgttctctgtaaatttatacatttgtgTAATTCACTCAGGTCCAAAGTAACATCTTTACCACCGAGCGGCGCACGACCCAATTTTTATCAGACATCTCCCATGTCATCGCTCTCATCCAACGTACCCAAAGACATCGGAGAAGGTAtgaaaaattagcaaaaaagcataaagagaaagagagagaaagaaaaagaaaaattcgatGTTCGCGCTCAGTATGTCGCTTAAGATTTAGTTATTTTCTGCTTTCATTTTGCTTATGAAGGATAAAATGTAACACGATTTTGACACATTCTTGTCTCCCCTTAAAAGCGAAACCTGTGGAAGACAGTATGATATAAGGTACAGAACTTAAGTATAAAATACTACACAGAACACAGTGTCTTCTTTGTACAATAGGGGCTTCTTCACGTGCGTTAATTCATCTTTATTGATATTTGTCGTTTTTTCGGTTTTTTACGATAACGTGCTGGAAAGTGATTCCTACTTCcatcaaaatttgtaaatgacTATATCTCTCGAGCCAATTACGAATCTTCTCGAGCTTGTTACGATTAGCGTTCTGGTAAAAAGTACAAAGTTTAAAAGTTGTATATGAAAAGCTAAAAGCTTTCTTACGGAAGAAAGTAGGGAAGATATCTTTTCATTGCACACGTATTTTATTGCTGCACCGTACGCTTAAACAGCAACGCTCACGgggtaatatttttaattgataaggAAACCTTcagaattattcaattttcatgtataacaatattaattctctcttttttttaagtgcATTTTTCTTGATGTTATCAGCTTGAAAATTGAAGAAGAACGGTTCTAGAATGTTTCCTTGTAGATATTTCGTCATGGCGACACTGAATGTGTTCTCTGCACACTTTTTTCGAACTTTTTTTACACGACCACTTACCGTACATTTTTCATGCTTATTATCGCACTCGGATCGACAAGATACAGATAGTATCGTTTAACCAACTTCATCAAGTTGACGCTGGAGAACATATTGTTGTTCTCACTCTTTCTCACGTCGACTGTGACCTAGTATGGCTGCTCTCGCAATTCATTGTATGAATTATTCTTTCTTAGGAAACATTTTGCTTTCATGTATAAGATCTTTTAATGTGTTACAGTTTGACATATCTATATATTCTTTGCTTTAATGACATCCATTTATTTGCATCAGACTAACTCACTCGCATTACATGTCGAGGGGAAAGATGACTTCCATTCCATTTCTCAGAAATGACATTTCTTTCCAGGAACGGTGAAGGTGACTATCAACCATCGACGAAATCAAGTACAATTCTGAGCAAATGGATCAGCTGATAACATTGCTAATAATGTCACAATCTTTGATAACGAACAACAATTGTGAGATTGGCAACTTTCTGTTCAGAGAGACACGATGTATTCCTAACATGCCATGTTAATTATTActctgaattatttaaaaagaagcaAGAGAGATGTTATTGGAGGAACACACGCGCGTGCACGTACATCCCAAGTGAAAAGAAGAATAGCATCCGGTTacgcgaatttttttttaataatacaaaaacatGAAATTTAATCCTTACTGGAAAGACTTTGAGTCACACTGAATTTACAGTAAAACTGAATTACTATGACGATGCTAAGGTACGATACAAAACGAAGAAGGACAAAACGTGATTACATGCCCAGATGTAAGAAACGATAACAAAGTGGTGCACCGAATAGAGTTACtggacaa contains:
- the LOC105196625 gene encoding R3H domain-containing protein 1 isoform X5 yields the protein MPSLPSSRQGLAVSGSGGGASFQDASESDMIDGNANPNVGTSPVPNSLHRPTSSCQPPDKSDTESKNFRNRTNTKLKLLVRSHAMRESTSPPREPHGNGPSSPHSPQSADGEKKIVCSLSPNSTGAKLNNNESMFNSNLCSAQSPKQMRNTATSPTCRTPSRNGQSSPSQVHSPKNITSPTNGNKLESHRSKFASANIVQKCNNCVKNNQNERPGLLQTPISPTRSGQPLQHSPKSTNLAPCGQNNQHKSEQRRPNTLNICNNQCSAQCGNTLSVSRPGSRHKLRHQNSSQGSYDSASPCLSRDSSTELYTDSSGIDLEHFIAETINRNQKDRTVLLRIEKDLIEFAKDRQKVSHKFPNMSSYNRMLVHRVAAYFGMEHNVDQSGLSVIVTRTKNMRIPDIRFKEHIRDDLILSEEPRRSILKRDSSSFEDSFNFKSPDRMSNDYCRRSKSFEEREEEYERARRRIFKDSSGESSEVTSWPWSSTESSDASARFRLLHPDHLVRQNRFLKGESFDGRDSFRRTELRPSVSKSFSFGGYTKGMLSRGDSVTSTHSAGARLMKQDSGASMCSRLSPSRSSSGYKSQSQRSDATISPSPSPSPVPAGMTCSHTQVSSQDLVSPESGDSQTVIWAVTNLSSVPPGSIIINPQTNQPYTNPDGSIYHYDPDNPPKFFAMENETGAALSANKQQEQQQQQQQQQQQQHTELPSEPSRTTNGNFKNDGRKQRSPQSRINVTATSQGAQVTNTATSPSLPFTPPPPPPPPPPPTSAPQNLPLPIPQQQQQQAQQQQPQSQPPQTQPHQQSLVKSSTTLPMFSHTNQTAQQPYATYVPTSEPYNQGVYPPPMGQPTVMMASHPTQGQASMQNGGQGDVVFNQNQVYTNYAVPVHQGPIPQSGDMAELSGYFLGMNIYDQRGSGDSHSTPPHSTYPPPPPSANQTMQTVQSIQPNYWQSPPNQIPPQQTMYFVPPPGTAISVSQNPGDRQQLHQQQRFPTNYSFNAQTMTPPSQASSNYVGSYPVPYNSVPAVTPSPGDYTYPPPVQMVPTYYPSGQPAMQPPPVMYRVPTPPNTPTSSQIPGMPLMYVNSSNYAAPTMVTGGTFGHQVTHNGTSPAPPSAYMAPTLVPNLVFRQNVPVVSNIRATTPGNSQRASRSPTPAHELFGGGSGDRSAQPQPRYPLPMYQGVHIVQGDMRLMHPGVPSNPRLQYAPVSSPPVVQGCPRPYRPPSSNTSGAGTPTSFDGRNQKIRKQRSKVTSLPPSGARPNFYQTSPMSSLSSNVPKDIGEGTVKVTINHRRNQVQF
- the LOC105196625 gene encoding R3H domain-containing protein 1 isoform X3, which gives rise to MARLEIPSIVVYKGSRSQDRPESPTVVVRGGMPSLPSSRQGLAVSGSGGGASFQDASESDMIDGNANPNVGTSPVPNSLHRPTSSCQPPDKSDTESKNFRNRTNTKLKLLVRSHAMRESTSPPREPHGNGPSSPHSPQSADGEKKIVCSLSPNSTGAKLNNNESMFNSNLCSAQSPKQMRNTATSPTCRTPSRNGQSSPSQVHSPKNITSPTNGNKLESHRSKFASANIVQKCNNCVKNNQNERPGLLQTPISPTRSGQPLQHSPKSTNLAPCGQNNQHKSEQRRPNTLNICNNQCSAQCGNTLSVSRPGSRHKLRHQNSSQGSYDSASPCLSRDSSTELYTDSSGIDLEHFIAETINRNQKDRTVLLRIEKDLIEFAKDRQKVSHKFPNMSSYNRMLVHRVAAYFGMEHNVDQSGLSVIVTRTKNMRIPDIRFKEHIRDDLILSEEPRRSILKRDSSSFEDSFNFKSPDRMSNDYCRRSKSFEEREEEYERARRRIFKDSSGESSEVTSWPWSSTESSDASARFRLLHPDHLVRQNRFLKGESFDGRDSFRRTELRPSVSKSFSFGGYTKGMLSRGDSVTSTHSAGARLMKQDSGASMCSRLSPSRSSSGYKSQSQRSDATISPSPSPSPVPAGMTCSHTQVSSQDLVSPESGDSQTVIWAVTNLSSVPPGSIIINPQTNQPYTNPDGSIYHYDPDNPPKFFAMENETGAALSANKQQEQQQQQQQQQQQQHTELPSEPSRTTNGNFKNDGRKQRSPQSRINVTATSQGAQVTNTATSPSLPFTPPPPPPPPPPPTSAPQNLPLPIPQQQQQQAQQQQPQSQPPQTQPHQQSLVKSSTTLPMFSHTNQTAQQPYATYVPTSEPYNQGVYPPPMGQPTVMMASHPTQGQASMQNGGQGDVVFNQNQVYTNYAVPVHQGPIPQSGDMAELSGYFLGMNIYDQRGSGDSHSTPPHSTYPPPPPSANQTMQTVQSIQPNYWQSPPNQIPPQQTMYFVPPPGTAISVSQNPGDRQQLHQQQRFPTNYSFNAQTMTPPSQASSNYVGSYPVPYNSVPAVTPSPGDYTYPPPVQMVPTYYPSGQPAMQPPPVMYRVPTPPNTPTSSQIPGMPLMYVNSSNYAAPTMVTGGTFGHQVTHNGTSPAPPSAYMAPTLVPNLVFRQNVPVVSNIRATTPGNSQRASRSPTPAHELFGGGSGDRSAQPQPRYPLPMYQGVHIVQGIFLNGAYKSLNCSLCTIVKISLNAAGDMRLMHPGVPSNPRLQYAPVSSPPVVQGCPRPYRPPSSNTSGAGTPTSFDGRNQKIRKQRSKVTSLPPSGARPNFYQTSPMSSLSSNVPKDIGEGTVKVTINHRRNQVQF
- the LOC105196625 gene encoding R3H domain-containing protein 1 isoform X2; translation: MRQKRGGRVARAHRGTPQSHFRFKFNMMIRVLSQLADMETAEFNWRFVGRIPSIVVYKGSRSQDRPESPTVVVRGGMPSLPSSRQGLAVSGSGGGASFQDASESDMIDGNANPNVGTSPVPNSLHRPTSSCQPPDKSDTESKNFRNRTNTKLKLLVRSHAMRESTSPPREPHGNGPSSPHSPQSADGEKKIVCSLSPNSTGAKLNNNESMFNSNLCSAQSPKQMRNTATSPTCRTPSRNGQSSPSQVHSPKNITSPTNGNKLESHRSKFASANIVQKCNNCVKNNQNERPGLLQTPISPTRSGQPLQHSPKSTNLAPCGQNNQHKSEQRRPNTLNICNNQCSAQCGNTLSVSRPGSRHKLRHQNSSQGSYDSASPCLSRDSSTELYTDSSGIDLEHFIAETINRNQKDRTVLLRIEKDLIEFAKDRQKVSHKFPNMSSYNRMLVHRVAAYFGMEHNVDQSGLSVIVTRTKNMRIPDIRFKEHIRDDLILSEEPRRSILKRDSSSFEDSFNFKSPDRMSNDYCRRSKSFEEREEEYERARRRIFKDSSGESSEVTSWPWSSTESSDASARFRLLHPDHLVRQNRFLKGESFDGRDSFRRTELRPSVSKSFSFGGYTKGMLSRGDSVTSTHSAGARLMKQDSGASMCSRLSPSRSSSGYKSQSQRSDATISPSPSPSPVPAGMTCSHTQVSSQDLVSPESGDSQTVIWAVTNLSSVPPGSIIINPQTNQPYTNPDGSIYHYDPDNPPKFFAMENETGAALSANKQQEQQQQQQQQQQQQHTELPSEPSRTTNGNFKNDGRKQRSPQSRINVTATSQGAQVTNTATSPSLPFTPPPPPPPPPPPTSAPQNLPLPIPQQQQQQAQQQQPQSQPPQTQPHQQSLVKSSTTLPMFSHTNQTAQQPYATYVPTSEPYNQGVYPPPMGQPTVMMASHPTQGQASMQNGGQGDVVFNQNQVYTNYAVPVHQGPIPQSGDMAELSGYFLGMNIYDQRGSGDSHSTPPHSTYPPPPPSANQTMQTVQSIQPNYWQSPPNQIPPQQTMYFVPPPGTAISVSQNPGDRQQLHQQQRFPTNYSFNAQTMTPPSQASSNYVGSYPVPYNSVPAVTPSPGDYTYPPPVQMVPTYYPSGQPAMQPPPVMYRVPTPPNTPTSSQIPGMPLMYVNSSNYAAPTMVTGGTFGHQVTHNGTSPAPPSAYMAPTLVPNLVFRQNVPVVSNIRATTPGNSQRASRSPTPAHELFGGGSGDRSAQPQPRYPLPMYQGVHIVQGDMRLMHPGVPSNPRLQYAPVSSPPVVQGCPRPYRPPSSNTSGAGTPTSFDGRNQKIRKQRSKVTSLPPSGARPNFYQTSPMSSLSSNVPKDIGEAKPVEDSMI
- the LOC105196625 gene encoding R3H domain-containing protein 1 isoform X1, which encodes MRQKRGGRVARAHRGTPQSHFRFKFNMMIRVLSQLADMETAEFNWRFVGRIPSIVVYKGSRSQDRPESPTVVVRGGMPSLPSSRQGLAVSGSGGGASFQDASESDMIDGNANPNVGTSPVPNSLHRPTSSCQPPDKSDTESKNFRNRTNTKLKLLVRSHAMRESTSPPREPHGNGPSSPHSPQSADGEKKIVCSLSPNSTGAKLNNNESMFNSNLCSAQSPKQMRNTATSPTCRTPSRNGQSSPSQVHSPKNITSPTNGNKLESHRSKFASANIVQKCNNCVKNNQNERPGLLQTPISPTRSGQPLQHSPKSTNLAPCGQNNQHKSEQRRPNTLNICNNQCSAQCGNTLSVSRPGSRHKLRHQNSSQGSYDSASPCLSRDSSTELYTDSSGIDLEHFIAETINRNQKDRTVLLRIEKDLIEFAKDRQKVSHKFPNMSSYNRMLVHRVAAYFGMEHNVDQSGLSVIVTRTKNMRIPDIRFKEHIRDDLILSEEPRRSILKRDSSSFEDSFNFKSPDRMSNDYCRRSKSFEEREEEYERARRRIFKDSSGESSEVTSWPWSSTESSDASARFRLLHPDHLVRQNRFLKGESFDGRDSFRRTELRPSVSKSFSFGGYTKGMLSRGDSVTSTHSAGARLMKQDSGASMCSRLSPSRSSSGYKSQSQRSDATISPSPSPSPVPAGMTCSHTQVSSQDLVSPESGDSQTVIWAVTNLSSVPPGSIIINPQTNQPYTNPDGSIYHYDPDNPPKFFAMENETGAALSANKQQEQQQQQQQQQQQQHTELPSEPSRTTNGNFKNDGRKQRSPQSRINVTATSQGAQVTNTATSPSLPFTPPPPPPPPPPPTSAPQNLPLPIPQQQQQQAQQQQPQSQPPQTQPHQQSLVKSSTTLPMFSHTNQTAQQPYATYVPTSEPYNQGVYPPPMGQPTVMMASHPTQGQASMQNGGQGDVVFNQNQVYTNYAVPVHQGPIPQSGDMAELSGYFLGMNIYDQRGSGDSHSTPPHSTYPPPPPSANQTMQTVQSIQPNYWQSPPNQIPPQQTMYFVPPPGTAISVSQNPGDRQQLHQQQRFPTNYSFNAQTMTPPSQASSNYVGSYPVPYNSVPAVTPSPGDYTYPPPVQMVPTYYPSGQPAMQPPPVMYRVPTPPNTPTSSQIPGMPLMYVNSSNYAAPTMVTGGTFGHQVTHNGTSPAPPSAYMAPTLVPNLVFRQNVPVVSNIRATTPGNSQRASRSPTPAHELFGGGSGDRSAQPQPRYPLPMYQGVHIVQGDMRLMHPGVPSNPRLQYAPVSSPPVVQGCPRPYRPPSSNTSGAGTPTSFDGRNQKIRKQRSKVTSLPPSGARPNFYQTSPMSSLSSNVPKDIGEGTVKVTINHRRNQVQF
- the LOC105196625 gene encoding R3H domain-containing protein 1 isoform X4, with amino-acid sequence MARLEIPSIVVYKGSRSQDRPESPTVVVRGGMPSLPSSRQGLAVSGSGGGASFQDASESDMIDGNANPNVGTSPVPNSLHRPTSSCQPPDKSDTESKNFRNRTNTKLKLLVRSHAMRESTSPPREPHGNGPSSPHSPQSADGEKKIVCSLSPNSTGAKLNNNESMFNSNLCSAQSPKQMRNTATSPTCRTPSRNGQSSPSQVHSPKNITSPTNGNKLESHRSKFASANIVQKCNNCVKNNQNERPGLLQTPISPTRSGQPLQHSPKSTNLAPCGQNNQHKSEQRRPNTLNICNNQCSAQCGNTLSVSRPGSRHKLRHQNSSQGSYDSASPCLSRDSSTELYTDSSGIDLEHFIAETINRNQKDRTVLLRIEKDLIEFAKDRQKVSHKFPNMSSYNRMLVHRVAAYFGMEHNVDQSGLSVIVTRTKNMRIPDIRFKEHIRDDLILSEEPRRSILKRDSSSFEDSFNFKSPDRMSNDYCRRSKSFEEREEEYERARRRIFKDSSGESSEVTSWPWSSTESSDASARFRLLHPDHLVRQNRFLKGESFDGRDSFRRTELRPSVSKSFSFGGYTKGMLSRGDSVTSTHSAGARLMKQDSGASMCSRLSPSRSSSGYKSQSQRSDATISPSPSPSPVPAGMTCSHTQVSSQDLVSPESGDSQTVIWAVTNLSSVPPGSIIINPQTNQPYTNPDGSIYHYDPDNPPKFFAMENETGAALSANKQQEQQQQQQQQQQQQHTELPSEPSRTTNGNFKNDGRKQRSPQSRINVTATSQGAQVTNTATSPSLPFTPPPPPPPPPPPTSAPQNLPLPIPQQQQQQAQQQQPQSQPPQTQPHQQSLVKSSTTLPMFSHTNQTAQQPYATYVPTSEPYNQGVYPPPMGQPTVMMASHPTQGQASMQNGGQGDVVFNQNQVYTNYAVPVHQGPIPQSGDMAELSGYFLGMNIYDQRGSGDSHSTPPHSTYPPPPPSANQTMQTVQSIQPNYWQSPPNQIPPQQTMYFVPPPGTAISVSQNPGDRQQLHQQQRFPTNYSFNAQTMTPPSQASSNYVGSYPVPYNSVPAVTPSPGDYTYPPPVQMVPTYYPSGQPAMQPPPVMYRVPTPPNTPTSSQIPGMPLMYVNSSNYAAPTMVTGGTFGHQVTHNGTSPAPPSAYMAPTLVPNLVFRQNVPVVSNIRATTPGNSQRASRSPTPAHELFGGGSGDRSAQPQPRYPLPMYQGVHIVQGDMRLMHPGVPSNPRLQYAPVSSPPVVQGCPRPYRPPSSNTSGAGTPTSFDGRNQKIRKQRSKVTSLPPSGARPNFYQTSPMSSLSSNVPKDIGEGTVKVTINHRRNQVQF